From Bacillus sp. Marseille-P3661:
ACAGATAGTGTCTCAATAACAAAAACACCGCCAATAATAACTAGTAAAATCTCTAATTTTAATAATATGGCAATGGCAGCTATCGCTCCTCCTAATGCTAACGAGCCAGTATCCCCCATAAATACTTTTGCAGGATGTGCATTGAATACCAAAAATCCTAATACAGCACCAACCACGGCCACAGAAAACAACGCTACCTCATATTGTGATTGATTCCATGCTAAAATCGCAAATGCTCCAAAAGCAATTGCGGATGTTCCTGCCAGTAAACCATCTAATCCATCTGTTAAGTTTACTGCATTAGATGCTCCAACAAGCATAAAAATTAATAATATTATATATGCCCAACCAATATCAAAGGATAACTCCGTTCCCGGCACCTCAATATATGTAGAAAAGCCCATTTTATTCAAAAAGAAATAAAATATAATTGCAATAACTAATTGACCGATTAACTTTTGTCTTGAAGTTAATCCTAAATTCCTCTTCATACTAATTTTAATAAAATCGTCAAGAAAACCTAATAATCCATAACCCAATGTTACGAAAAGTAATAAATAAGTTTCCATTGTTGGTGTTGAAAATTTACTAGTCATTACTAAACTTGTAATGATAATAGCTAGTACAATCATTACACCTCCCATAGTCGGCGTACCAGATTTTTTCTGATGTGACTTTGGTCCTTCTTCACGAATACTCTGCCCAAATTTCAAGCGACGCAAAAAAGGAATCATAATTGGTGATAATAGTGCAGCTATTAAAAAAGCCATAATTATAGTCATTAGCATACTTCGTTCAAGCATAATGATCCCCCTTTCATAGTAATATAGATTTACCTAGTTCCTAATAATTTTCCTTTCTCATTAATTGCTATCCATTAAGTTTCTTATCACGGTTTCAAGCTTAACACCTCGTGATGCTTTAAATAGGACTACAGTAGATGGACCAAGAGTTTTAGAAATCGCTTGAATAGATTCAGCCTTGTTTGGATAAGTCTGTACGGATACTTGCATTCCCTTTTTTAAACACTCATCAGCGATCCACTGTGCTTTATCCCCAATTGTTATCAAATCAGTAATCGGTGGTTTTATTGCCACTGCAACACTTCGATGAAGCTGCTCTTCATTTGTTCCTAGCTCATACATATCACCGAGCACCAGTACCTTTTTTTCATAGTTTAACGACTTAACGGTTTCGATTGCTGCGATCATTGAGGTAGGACTTGAATTGTAGGCATCATTGATAAAAAGCGATCCATTCTTACCTTCAAGCTGTTGAAGTCTCATACTTGTGATCTCAATATCATTTAATGCAGCTTGAATATCTGTAGCAGATATTCCTAATTCAATAGCCAGCGCAATAGCAAAACTTGCATTTTTTGCATTGTGATTTCCAATTAACGGTAGATTATAGGTGGTATCATTAACCTTATAATTTATTCCTGTACCTTCTATGTGTACGTCTGATATGTTGAAATTGTTATCACTTTCAAAGCCACAGTATATCACACGATTACCCTCAATCTTATTACGCAACAAAGGTTCATCACCATCGACGATCACCTTACCATTTGAACGTAAACCATCCAATATTTCTAATTTTGCTTTGGCAATACCAGCTCGACTTCCCAAATATTCAATATGTGACTCACCTATATTTGTTATAATTGCATAACTTGGTTTTGCCAATTGGCTCAAGAATGAAATCTCACCAAAATGATTCATGCCCATTTCCAATATTAGAGCTTCCGTTCTTTCCGGCATTGCTAATATTGTTAATGGTAAACCTATATGATTATTAAAGTTCCCTTGTGTTTTAAAAGTCTTATACTTTTTTTGGAGTACAGCATCGACTAAGTCTTTGGTAGTCGTTTTTCCATTTGAACCTGTTATTCCAATAACTATTGGATTGACTACATCTAAATAAAATTTTGATAATGTTTGCAGTGCTTGAAGTGTATCCTTTACAAAGTATACAGGAAAATGATTAGGAACAAAGGCTGGAATCTCTTTATCCTCTTGCCATAAAGTTGCAATCGCTCCGTTATTGATCGCTTCCTTTAAAAAGTTGTGTCCATCAAACTTATCACCTACAATTGGAACAAACAGCCCTTTAATAACCCCCTTACGGCTATCAGTCATAATCTCATTAATTATAATTTCTTTATCATTTGTCCCTTTTCTAATCGGGAAAACTCTTGTTAGTTCATTTAATGAGATTTTCATTTGTCCCTCTCCTTTATCGCTTGTTTTGCAACTTCACGATCATCAAAGTCATAAACATCCTTCCCGATTATCTGATATGTTTCATGACCTTTACCTGCAATTAAAATAACATCATTTATTTGCGCTTTTTTAATCGCATACTCAATTGCAATCTTGCGATCTTCGATTATTACGTATCTATCACCATTGGCCACACCTGATTCCATATCTTTTAAGATTTGATTTGGATCTTCAGATCTCGGGTTATCTGATGTAAAAATAGCTTCATCACTATACTTTACAGCGATGTTTGCCATGATCGGACGTTTTGTTTTATCCCGATCTCCTCCACATCCTATAATAACGTAAACTTTTCCTTTACAAAATTGTTGAACTGTCCTTAAGGCATTTTCCAAACTATCAGGTGTATGTGAATAATCAACTATGACTGTATAGCTTTGGTTAGCATTTACTACTTCAAATCTACCTGCAACCCCGTTCATTTTCTCAACAGTTTCTTTTATTATTGATAACGGTATGTTTGCAGCGATAGCAACCGTTGCAGCAGCAAGAACATTATATACGCTAAATTTCCCAATGAATTTCATAGATATATCAATTTCACCTTTAGGGGTTACTAATGCAAAAGATGTCCCTTGGGCACCCATATTTATGTCCTTTGCAACAACATCACTGCTGGAATCAATTCCGTATGTTAGAACATGGGCCCCAGATGTGATCTTTTTATATTCCGCTGATATAGGATCGTCATTATTCAAAATCGCAAACTTTGGTTTTTCATAATTCATCACATTTCCAAGTTGCGAAAATAAAAGCCCTTTCGTCCGGGCATATTCCTCCATCGTTTTATGATAATCAAGATGGTCCTGAGATAAATTTGTAAATACAGCCACATCGTAATCACAACCACGAACCCTGCCTAAATCAAGAGCATGTGATGATACTTCCATAATCGCTGTTTTCACATTTTTATCTACCATGGATTTGAAAGTCTGTTGTAATAAAAGGGATTCAGGTGTGGTATTTTTCACATTGATAATTTCTTCACCAATCTTCATATACATCGTACCAATTAACCCTGTTTTGTCCCCATTTGCTTTAAAAATTTCATCAATAATATGTGTAGTTGTGGTTTTTCCGTTTGTACCAGTTACGCCGATTAATTTCAAGCTCTTTGTTGGTTGACCATAGAAATAATCAGCTAGATTTGCTAATGCTCTCTTAGTATCATTTACAATTATATATGGGATAGTTGGATCGATTTGCAGTTCATGTTCAGCAATTATAGCACTTGCCCCCATATTAATTGCGTCGGAAACAAAATCGTGACCATCAACTGTAAAGCCTTTTATACAAATAAATAAGCTCCCACTTTTAATATTTCTCGAGTCCATCTCAATCGATGAAATGATCGGGTTTCCAGTATGTACTTGTTTATAATATGATAAGCTGCTAAGTAAGGTTTGAAGTTCCATATTTGGATTCCTTTCTATACTATATTAACCACTTCAACATTATATCAAAAGGGAAGTTGTCTTTATAACATGAATATGTAGAAAAATTGGAATTTCGCCTACTGACGAAATTCCGTTTTATTCTCATACATTACATTTTTGACTAATTATTAAAATTCAACACCTGTTTTATGTTCACTGGATGTAATAGTTTGTACTTTCACTTACTTATTCCCCAAGTATATTCGTATTGTTGCCCCCGATTCAACTTTTTCTCCAGGTTCAGGTGATTGATCGATGACAACATTTCCTTCTCCACTTTTTTCTATTCTTAAATCTACTAAATATTGTTGCAGTTCTTGTGTTTTAAGACCTACAATATTAGGAACTTCGACTGTCATAGGATCAGGCCATGTATATTCTTTTTCAATCTGTCCTTTTCTTTTTTCAATCTCTAGGGCTCGAAGACTATCCTCCATAATATTCCCTACAATCGGTGCAGCAACCACCCCACCAAACTGTACAGTATCTTTTGGATTATCAATCCCTACATAGACTACCAGCTGAGGATCGTCCGCTGGAGCAAAGCCAATAAATGATACAATATGATTGTTTTCCATATAACGGCCATTTTTTACTTTTTGGGCTGTTCCCGTTTTTCCACCTACACGGTAACCTTCTACAAAAGCTGGTTTCCCTGTTCCTTGTGCAACCACACTTTCTAATGCGTATCGAATTTCTTTCGATGTTTCCTCGGAAATAACTCGTTGTTTCATTTTCGGAGTCGTCCTTTGAACCACTTTACCAGATATTGGATCAACCCATTCTTTAGCAATATATGGCTGGTAAAGATAGCCGCCATTAACAGCAGCTGCTACAGCAGTTACTTGTTGTATCGGCGTAACAGATACCCCTTGACCAAATGCAGTTGTAGCAAGTTCTACTGGCCCTACTCGTGGTAAAGAGAAAAGAATTCCTTTACCTTCCCCTTGTAAATCAATACCTGTTTTTTGACCAAATCCAAAACTTTTTATGTAATCAAAAAGTTTTTCTTTACCTAGCTTTTGACCTAAGGTAACAAAGCCAGGGTTACACGAGTTTTGGACTACTTCTAAATATGTCTGATGACCATGCCCACCACGTTTCCAACAATGAAGTGTTGCTCCTTCGACCTTAATAGCACCAGAATCGTTAAAAGTGTCTTTTTCAAGATCTACTAACCCTTCCTCTAATGCAGCTGCCAATGTAATAATCTTAAAAGTTGAACCAGGCTCATACGTACTCCAAACAGGCAAATTTCTGTTATATATTTCTTGAGGTACATCTTGATATTTTTCAGGGTCGAAATCAGGTCGACTTGACATCCCTAAAATTTCTCCAGTTTTTGGATCCATGGCAATCGCAATCGCCCCATCTGGATGATAGGTTGCTTCTGCAATATCTAATTCTCTTTCAATAATAGTCTGGACTCTAGAATCTATTGTCAACTTCATATTTAGCCCATCAATTGGTGGCGTATACTCATCTGTAGAATCTGGCATCTTGCGTCCTTTTGCATCTGCAATAAAGGAAACATGCCCACGTTCTCCACTTAGCTTATCATCGTAATACAGTTCCAGTCCCATTAAGCCTTGATTATCAATCCCTGTAAAGCCTAAGACATGCGATAAATAACTTCCAAACGGATAATGGCGTCTCGAGTCTTCTGCAATATAAACACCTTTTATATTTAAAGCAAGAACTTCATTAGCCTTTTCGTTTGTAATTTTTCTTCCTTCAGGAATACGTTCAATCGACGTAACTTTTGTAATGTGACGATATGCCTTTTCTTCTGACATGTTTAAAACAGCTGCAAGTTTCTTAGCAGCATCGGCAGGATCTTCAATTTGTCTAGGAATAACATAAACAGTAGGTGAACTTACATTAGTAGCTAATGGAATACCATTTCTATCAAGAATTTCTCCTCGCTCAGGCTCAAAAGGTATATTTCTCCCCCATGAATCTAAAGCTTTTTCGCTAAGCCAATTCCCCATTACTAATTGTACATAACCTAAACGAACATCTAGAACTGCAAAAAGTAATAATCCAATAATCAAAACCGTAACTAAGCGTTTACGTACTGTAACATTTGAAACCCTCAAGACGAGTACCTCCTTGAACTAGCTTGTTTCATCATATGCTTGTACGGTTTTGATTAGAACAGGATCTATGCACAGCCTTGGCAACTTATCAATTCAAGTTGGAAATCTACTCTCTTATACTTTCAGTTATCTCATTTAGTTCGAGATTATCTTCAGATGGAACTTCAGGAATCACACTTTGCTCTTGCTCCTTCTCCTCTTCAAAAGGAGGCTTTAATTCAGCTACGAGATAATCACCACTTTTTATAACGGTGCCTTCATTAATATTTTGATTAACTACATAACCTGACCCAATAATATTTGGTTTTAAACCAACTGCATCACTTAACTTCATAATATCTCGTAACGACCACCCTGTTATATTAGGCATAGTCACTTTTCCATCTGTTTTAATGATTACTGTTTCATTTGGTAACAGCTTACTGTTAGCGTATGGTATTTGCTCCATCACTTTTCCGGTTGAACCAAGGAGAATAGTCCGAATACCTAAGCCCTCGAGTTTCTTTTTAGCTTCTTCAATCGAAAGACCTTTTACATCTGGTAAAATCAAACCACTTTTAGATACCGGCTTGTCCTTCTTTTCTTCAGTTGGAGCAACATTTAAATAATGCATACTATTTCTCATAACAGTCTTGAAAATATATGATGCTGGCTCAGAACCCAGTTCATGATTTTCTAACCTTGGTCTTTTTACCGAAACATACATGACTAATTGTGGATCATCCTTTGGAATAAAGCCAAGAAAAGAAAAGACATTATTACCGTGTCCATTCATATACTGACCTGTTTTGGGATCAGGGATTTGAGCAGTACCTGTTTTTCCCGCAATTTCGTAGCCTTCAATTCGGTATGGTTTACCTGTACCCGCTTCCGAAGAGACCACAGTTTCCAAAATATCAAGCACTTGCATTGCTGTTTCAGGTTTAATTGGTTCACCGACAACCTTTGGCTCTGTTTCGTTAATAATGTCACCGGTATTCGGATCAACGATTTTTTTGATAATAAATGGTTTCATCATTTTTCCATTATTCGCGATTGCTGTTGCCGCTTGGATTTGTTGGATTGGTGTAATCATTGTCCCTTGTCCGAACGCTGTCGTTAATTTTTCGATTGGCCAGTTATAGAGAATATTCCCGCTTGCTTCATTTGGAAGATCTATCCCTGTTGGTTGATGGAACCCAAATCGGTCTAAATACACTCGGAAATTATCCGTCCCTAGCTCTTCATTGACAATCTTCGCGAACGCAACGTTTGACGACCTTTGGACGCCTTCTAAATAAGTAATTTTCCCCCAACCAACTCTGTTATGGTCGCGGATTGCCCTTACATTTGGGAGTTTATAAGAGCCTGATTGATATTCCTCGTTTGCGTTAAATGCACCAGCATCAATAGCTGCAGCAAGTGTGAAAATTTTAAAAGTAGAACCAGGTTCAAAGGAATTTGAAATTGGATCATTTAAATAATTTTGGATATCGCGGATATTTGGGTCAAAGCTAGGTCTCGATCCCATCGCTAAAATTTCACCTGTTTTAGGATTTGCAACGATAGCAATACTGTTTTCAGGTTGATATTCTTTATCCACGTATGTTAAAGCACTTTCGACAAAAGTTTGTATTTTTTGATCCAAAGTTAAATGAACATTATTACCATGGATGGGCGGGGTTATCATTTCTTTGGGATCTGGTAATTTAAAACCCTTACGGTCACTTTTATATGTAATTACACCATTCTGACCCTGTAAAATTGAATTGTACGTGCGCTCAATTCCCATTTTCCCCTGCGGAACTCCATCTTCATCGGTTTGCGCAAAACCCACTACATGCGAAGCAAACATCCCATTCGGATATAATCTGTTTTTCTCGCGGATGAAATTAATTCCGGGTAACTTTAATGCTTTTATCTTTTCCATTAGTGCATGATCAATATTTCTAGCCTTTGGTCCAAGCTCTACTTGGAATGTTTTTTCAGTGATTGACGTTAATCTTCTCTCAATCTCTGAAGCTCCCATTTCTAAGAGTGGTGCTAGCTGCAACGCAGTTTGGTGAGGATCGGTTACGTGTAATGGTACTGGTGAATTTTTCGAGTACTCTTCTTTTACTATTGCAAATAAAGTATAAGTAGGAACATCTTTTGCAATGACTTCACCATTACGATCAAGTATTTCTCCTCGATTGGCTTCAAGTGTTCTCTCTTTTGTCCATTTATTTTCTGCTAAGTCTGCTAGCGAATGTCCTTCTACTTCCTGAGTTGTCTGGATGTTTATAAAACGAATTGCCAAAACAAAAAAGAGCAGGACAAATAGTAACGATAGTATCCTAGCTCCAACCTTAATATGTACAGTTTTATTTTTATTCATATAATCACACTCACATTAGTTTCCGATTACTTGTACGTTATTATTATGAATGGTTAAACCTTGTTCCGCTGCTATTTGTAGAATACGTTCTGGGCGTTCTAATTGTGTGATTTCTTCTTCTAAACCACTATTTACCTTCATTTGACTTTCAATTTTCGACTCAAGAAGACGTACGTCATTATTCACCTGAAAAATTTTCGCTTGGTTAGCAACAATAACTACACATCCAATTGTACTAAAAACAATTAAAAGTGTAATTAGGAACTTTTCCCCAATTGTTAAATTTCGTTTCTTTTTTACTTTTAGTTGCGGTCTTTGTTTTGGTTCTTGTTGATATTTACGATTAGGTTGAACCTGTTGGTAAGCAAGATTACTCAATGGACTTAACCCCCATAACGTTTAAAGTTTTTCAGCGACCCTTAGCTTAGCTGAGCGTGCGCGCTTATTTTGATCCATCTCTTCTTCGCTAGGCAAAATCGGCTTTCTAGTAATTACTTTCAATTTTGGTTTAAACTCCTCTGGGATAATAGGTAATCCATGTGGTAAGTCAGGAGTCTTTCCCCACTTATTAAAAGTTGTTTTACAAATTCGATCTTCAAGTGAGTGAAACGTGATCACACTAATTCTACCTTCTTTTCTAGTAATCGAAATAGCATCCTCAATCGCTTCTTCAAACACTTTCAGTTCATCATTTACCGCGATACGTATTGCTTGGAATACCCGTTTGGCCGGATGTCCCCCTGTTCTTCTGGCAGGTGCTGGAATCCCTTCTTTTATAAGTTCTACTAGTTCATCCGTAGTTTTAATTGGTTGTTTTTCACGATAGCTTTCAATCTTTCGGGCGATTTGTTTTGAAAATTTTTCTTCCCCATACTTAAAAAAGATCTTAACAAGTTCATTATAATCCCAATGATTGACAACATCATATGCCGAAATAGGTGCTGATTGATCCATTCTCATATCTAATGGTGCATTTTGGTGGTAACTAAAACCTCTTTCTGCAATATCTAATTGCGGTGAAGATACTCCTAGATCAAACAAAACTCCATCTACTTCATTTACACCTAGTTGTTCAAGTCTTTCTTTCATGTATCGAAAGTTGCTTTTTATTAACGTTACTTGTTCTTTAAAAGGTGCCAATTTCTTTTCTGCATATTGCAATGCCATTTCATCTTGATCAAAGGCGAAAAGCCTACCTTCCTTCGAAAGTTTCGTTAAAATCAACTCACTATGCCCTGCGCCTCCAAGTGTACAATCCACATAAATTCCATTTGGCTTGATATTCAAACCATCGACTGCTTCCTTTTTCAAAACTGTAACATGTTCAAACATACATACACCTACTTCATTTTTGTTTATCTCTTGCTGACAACCTACATATCAAAATCAATCATACTTTCTGCAATTTCTGCAAAGGATTCTTCCGATGCCGCGAAATATGTTTCCCAATTTTCCAAGCTCCATATTTCAAAACGATTTGAAACTCCGATGACAACACATTCTTTATCAAGTTTTGCATAATCGCGTAATGGTGGAGCTATATTTACTCTTCCCTGCTTGTCTACCTCACATTCAGTTGCGCCAGAAAAGAAGAAACGTGTAAATGCTCGAGCATCTTTTTTTGTAAAAGGAAGGGTTTTTAGTTTATTCTCAAGCGCTTTCCATTCTTCATGCGGATAACCAAATAAACACTGATCCAAACCTCTAGTTAGGACAAAACTATCTCCAAGAAGGTCTCTGAATTTAGCTGGAATGATCATCCGGCCTTTTTGATCGATGTTATGATGGTATTCCCCCATGAACATAGTTAGCGCCCCACTTTCTGACTATAGAATACCACATATCACCACTTTCCACCACTTTATAAATTACAATTCTTGAAAAACAAAAAAAATCCTGCAACTTAATTGCAGGTTTCTCTCGACAGTTTTTACTTTGATTTTGTTAGTAATCGTCAAACGACAGAAAATTTTCTACAGAAATATCACTTTATGTTGAGAATTAAATGCAAAGTCAAGTTTCAGCAGATCATCAACAAACTCGAATCCGTATAAATTTATAAAGTAAAAGATGTTCCAAATCCGTTCCTGTGGAGCGTTTAATGGGCGGAGAGAAAGATCGATATGTTCAAATTTACGTAATTCTACTGTATGTTTGTTGTACAACGCTTTCTCAACTCTTTGTCTTAAAAATAAAATCTGTGATTGAATAATTTGGGCATTCTTCTCAGCCAGAGGTTTTAGTCCTCCATCAATTTCTATCGCAAGCTCTTTAAGAGCATTGTGTGCATCCGCTACTTTGCTAATTGTTTCATCCGTAATCCTATCTAATTTGTTCGGTTTCTGGCTGTTAAACCACCGTTCTTTATCTGTTCGGCTCCCTGATAATAAAACTTCCTTTAAATCTAACTCGTGTTCCTGAATATATTTAGCTGTAGCGCGATCAATAATTGAAATCATTAATCTTGGAACAATAATAGGCATCTTAAAACCGAATAAATGAAAAGCCTCTTTCAATACAGCCCAATATGCAATTTCACCTGGTCCTGAAATAAAAGCTAGTGTCGGGAATATAAACTCCTGCATTAGCGGTCTTGTAACAACATTATTGCTTAATAGGGCAGGAGAATTAATTGCAATAGTTTCAAGTTCCGATTGAGAAAATTGACAATCATGACTTTTCCCTATATATCGGTCATTATATTTTTCAAGTAACACCCTTTCTCCATCCTTCATATAAAAGAGATGTGCATTATGCTCATTAATCTCAATTGGCTCCCCGAATCCACTTTC
This genomic window contains:
- the mraY gene encoding phospho-N-acetylmuramoyl-pentapeptide-transferase, with translation MLERSMLMTIIMAFLIAALLSPIMIPFLRRLKFGQSIREEGPKSHQKKSGTPTMGGVMIVLAIIITSLVMTSKFSTPTMETYLLLFVTLGYGLLGFLDDFIKISMKRNLGLTSRQKLIGQLVIAIIFYFFLNKMGFSTYIEVPGTELSFDIGWAYIILLIFMLVGASNAVNLTDGLDGLLAGTSAIAFGAFAILAWNQSQYEVALFSVAVVGAVLGFLVFNAHPAKVFMGDTGSLALGGAIAAIAILLKLEILLVIIGGVFVIETLSVIIQVISFKTTGKRVFKMSPLHHHYELIGWSEWRVVVTFWLVGLLCAGLGIYIEVWI
- a CDS encoding UDP-N-acetylmuramoyl-tripeptide--D-alanyl-D-alanine ligase — encoded protein: MKISLNELTRVFPIRKGTNDKEIIINEIMTDSRKGVIKGLFVPIVGDKFDGHNFLKEAINNGAIATLWQEDKEIPAFVPNHFPVYFVKDTLQALQTLSKFYLDVVNPIVIGITGSNGKTTTKDLVDAVLQKKYKTFKTQGNFNNHIGLPLTILAMPERTEALILEMGMNHFGEISFLSQLAKPSYAIITNIGESHIEYLGSRAGIAKAKLEILDGLRSNGKVIVDGDEPLLRNKIEGNRVIYCGFESDNNFNISDVHIEGTGINYKVNDTTYNLPLIGNHNAKNASFAIALAIELGISATDIQAALNDIEITSMRLQQLEGKNGSLFINDAYNSSPTSMIAAIETVKSLNYEKKVLVLGDMYELGTNEEQLHRSVAVAIKPPITDLITIGDKAQWIADECLKKGMQVSVQTYPNKAESIQAISKTLGPSTVVLFKASRGVKLETVIRNLMDSN
- a CDS encoding UDP-N-acetylmuramoyl-L-alanyl-D-glutamate--2,6-diaminopimelate ligase — encoded protein: MELQTLLSSLSYYKQVHTGNPIISSIEMDSRNIKSGSLFICIKGFTVDGHDFVSDAINMGASAIIAEHELQIDPTIPYIIVNDTKRALANLADYFYGQPTKSLKLIGVTGTNGKTTTTHIIDEIFKANGDKTGLIGTMYMKIGEEIINVKNTTPESLLLQQTFKSMVDKNVKTAIMEVSSHALDLGRVRGCDYDVAVFTNLSQDHLDYHKTMEEYARTKGLLFSQLGNVMNYEKPKFAILNNDDPISAEYKKITSGAHVLTYGIDSSSDVVAKDINMGAQGTSFALVTPKGEIDISMKFIGKFSVYNVLAAATVAIAANIPLSIIKETVEKMNGVAGRFEVVNANQSYTVIVDYSHTPDSLENALRTVQQFCKGKVYVIIGCGGDRDKTKRPIMANIAVKYSDEAIFTSDNPRSEDPNQILKDMESGVANGDRYVIIEDRKIAIEYAIKKAQINDVILIAGKGHETYQIIGKDVYDFDDREVAKQAIKERDK
- a CDS encoding stage V sporulation protein D, which gives rise to MRVSNVTVRKRLVTVLIIGLLLFAVLDVRLGYVQLVMGNWLSEKALDSWGRNIPFEPERGEILDRNGIPLATNVSSPTVYVIPRQIEDPADAAKKLAAVLNMSEEKAYRHITKVTSIERIPEGRKITNEKANEVLALNIKGVYIAEDSRRHYPFGSYLSHVLGFTGIDNQGLMGLELYYDDKLSGERGHVSFIADAKGRKMPDSTDEYTPPIDGLNMKLTIDSRVQTIIERELDIAEATYHPDGAIAIAMDPKTGEILGMSSRPDFDPEKYQDVPQEIYNRNLPVWSTYEPGSTFKIITLAAALEEGLVDLEKDTFNDSGAIKVEGATLHCWKRGGHGHQTYLEVVQNSCNPGFVTLGQKLGKEKLFDYIKSFGFGQKTGIDLQGEGKGILFSLPRVGPVELATTAFGQGVSVTPIQQVTAVAAAVNGGYLYQPYIAKEWVDPISGKVVQRTTPKMKQRVISEETSKEIRYALESVVAQGTGKPAFVEGYRVGGKTGTAQKVKNGRYMENNHIVSFIGFAPADDPQLVVYVGIDNPKDTVQFGGVVAAPIVGNIMEDSLRALEIEKRKGQIEKEYTWPDPMTVEVPNIVGLKTQELQQYLVDLRIEKSGEGNVVIDQSPEPGEKVESGATIRIYLGNK
- a CDS encoding penicillin-binding protein, with the protein product MNKNKTVHIKVGARILSLLFVLLFFVLAIRFINIQTTQEVEGHSLADLAENKWTKERTLEANRGEILDRNGEVIAKDVPTYTLFAIVKEEYSKNSPVPLHVTDPHQTALQLAPLLEMGASEIERRLTSITEKTFQVELGPKARNIDHALMEKIKALKLPGINFIREKNRLYPNGMFASHVVGFAQTDEDGVPQGKMGIERTYNSILQGQNGVITYKSDRKGFKLPDPKEMITPPIHGNNVHLTLDQKIQTFVESALTYVDKEYQPENSIAIVANPKTGEILAMGSRPSFDPNIRDIQNYLNDPISNSFEPGSTFKIFTLAAAIDAGAFNANEEYQSGSYKLPNVRAIRDHNRVGWGKITYLEGVQRSSNVAFAKIVNEELGTDNFRVYLDRFGFHQPTGIDLPNEASGNILYNWPIEKLTTAFGQGTMITPIQQIQAATAIANNGKMMKPFIIKKIVDPNTGDIINETEPKVVGEPIKPETAMQVLDILETVVSSEAGTGKPYRIEGYEIAGKTGTAQIPDPKTGQYMNGHGNNVFSFLGFIPKDDPQLVMYVSVKRPRLENHELGSEPASYIFKTVMRNSMHYLNVAPTEEKKDKPVSKSGLILPDVKGLSIEEAKKKLEGLGIRTILLGSTGKVMEQIPYANSKLLPNETVIIKTDGKVTMPNITGWSLRDIMKLSDAVGLKPNIIGSGYVVNQNINEGTVIKSGDYLVAELKPPFEEEKEQEQSVIPEVPSEDNLELNEITESIRE
- the ftsL gene encoding cell division protein FtsL — its product is MSNLAYQQVQPNRKYQQEPKQRPQLKVKKKRNLTIGEKFLITLLIVFSTIGCVVIVANQAKIFQVNNDVRLLESKIESQMKVNSGLEEEITQLERPERILQIAAEQGLTIHNNNVQVIGN
- the rsmH gene encoding 16S rRNA (cytosine(1402)-N(4))-methyltransferase RsmH, yielding MFEHVTVLKKEAVDGLNIKPNGIYVDCTLGGAGHSELILTKLSKEGRLFAFDQDEMALQYAEKKLAPFKEQVTLIKSNFRYMKERLEQLGVNEVDGVLFDLGVSSPQLDIAERGFSYHQNAPLDMRMDQSAPISAYDVVNHWDYNELVKIFFKYGEEKFSKQIARKIESYREKQPIKTTDELVELIKEGIPAPARRTGGHPAKRVFQAIRIAVNDELKVFEEAIEDAISITRKEGRISVITFHSLEDRICKTTFNKWGKTPDLPHGLPIIPEEFKPKLKVITRKPILPSEEEMDQNKRARSAKLRVAEKL
- the mraZ gene encoding division/cell wall cluster transcriptional repressor MraZ, which produces MFMGEYHHNIDQKGRMIIPAKFRDLLGDSFVLTRGLDQCLFGYPHEEWKALENKLKTLPFTKKDARAFTRFFFSGATECEVDKQGRVNIAPPLRDYAKLDKECVVIGVSNRFEIWSLENWETYFAASEESFAEIAESMIDFDM